Proteins encoded in a region of the Bacteroidota bacterium genome:
- the ubiE gene encoding bifunctional demethylmenaquinone methyltransferase/2-methoxy-6-polyprenyl-1,4-benzoquinol methylase UbiE, whose protein sequence is MHKAAVRHLFDSIAYRYDLLNHLLSGGIDLYWRRTAVQSIASQKPRRILDVATGTGDFAIAAMRLNPAEVVGVDISMPMLELGRRKLAAKNLNHAVRLEEGEAERLAFPEGSFDAAIVAFGARNFENLEGGLKEMRRVLKIGGQILVLEFSRPRGFFFKQIYFFYFKHILPLVGRVISKDKEAYQYLPDTVMKFPDGEDFLNVLRGVGFLSVAQRPLTFGIATIYTGEK, encoded by the coding sequence ATGCATAAGGCAGCAGTTCGACACCTCTTCGATTCAATAGCCTATCGTTATGATCTGCTGAATCATCTTTTGAGCGGTGGAATTGATCTCTATTGGCGCCGCACGGCCGTTCAAAGCATTGCATCTCAAAAACCCCGGCGTATCCTTGATGTTGCCACCGGTACCGGTGATTTTGCCATCGCCGCCATGCGCTTAAACCCGGCCGAAGTTGTCGGTGTCGATATATCCATGCCGATGCTGGAGTTAGGGAGGCGAAAACTTGCCGCAAAGAATTTGAACCATGCTGTTCGGCTCGAAGAGGGGGAAGCAGAACGGCTCGCATTTCCCGAGGGTTCCTTCGATGCGGCGATCGTCGCTTTCGGCGCGCGTAATTTTGAAAATCTTGAGGGGGGATTAAAAGAAATGCGCCGGGTCTTGAAAATCGGAGGCCAGATCCTCGTCCTCGAGTTTTCCAGACCGCGGGGATTTTTCTTCAAACAGATCTACTTCTTTTATTTCAAGCATATTCTTCCCCTTGTTGGAAGAGTGATCTCCAAAGACAAGGAAGCTTACCAATACCTCCCCGATACCGTAATGAAATTTCCCGATGGGGAAGATTTTCTCAATGTCCTCCGCGGCGTAGGATTTTTGTCCGTCGCTCAACGCCCTCTGACGTTCGGCATCGCGACGATCTACACCGGGGAAAAATAA